In Prunus dulcis chromosome 1, ALMONDv2, whole genome shotgun sequence, the following are encoded in one genomic region:
- the LOC117612111 gene encoding serine/threonine-protein phosphatase PP1-like codes for MEPGVLDSIINRLLEVRGRPGKQVQLQEAEIRQLCFVSKDIFLRQPNLLELDAPIKICGDVHGQYSDLLRLFEFGGLPSHSNYLFLGDYVDRGKQSLETICLLLAYKIKYPENFFLLRGNHECASINRIYGFFDECKRRFNVRLWKVFTECFNCLPVAALIDEKILCMHGGLSPELNNLNQIKSLQRPTDVPDSGLLCDLLWSDPSKDIQGWGPNERGVSFTFGADRVTEFLRKHDLDLICRAHQVVEDGYEFFANRQLVTIFSAPNYCGEFDNAGAMMSVDESLMCSFQILKPAEKKSKFGFGSRASAKPGTPMKVKSFHGAVA; via the exons ATGGAACCTGGTGTTCTTGATAGTATAATTAATAGGCTTCTTGAAGTTAGAGGGAGACCAGGTAAACAAGTGCAGCTCCAGGAGGCTGAGATAAGGCAACTTTGTTTTGTATCCAAGGATATTTTCTTGAGGCAGCCTAATCTTTTGGAGCTTGATGCTCCTATCAAGATTTGTG GTGATGTCCATGGTCAGTATTCAGATCTTCTGAGGCTTTTTGAGTTTGGCGGATTACCTTCTCACTCCAACTACTTGTTCTTGGGGGATTATGTTGATCGTGGGAAGCAAAGCCTTGAAACCATATGCCTTCTCCTTGcatataaaataaagtatcCAGAGAATTTTTTCCTTCTGAGGGGCAACCATGAATGTGCTTCAATAAACCGAATATATGGGTTTTTTGATGAGTGTAAACGAAGATTTAATGTCAGACTCTGGAAAGTATTTACAGAATGTTTCAACTGCCTTCCTGTGGCAGCTCTCATTGATGAGAAAATTCTCTGCATGCATGGCGGACTATCTCCTGAGTTAAACAATTTAAATCAGATTAAGAGTTTACAGCGACCTACTGATGTCCCAGACAGTGGTTTGCTATGTGATCTCCTGTGGTCTGATCCTAGCAAAGACATTCAAGGTTGGGGACCAAATGAGAGGGGAGTTTCCTTTACCTTTGGTGCTGATAGGGTGACCGAGTTTCTTCGGAAGCATGATCTAGATTTAATTTGCCGAGCTCACCAG GTTGTCGAAGATGGATATGAGTTCTTTGCCAACAGACAACTTGTGACAATATTTTCAGCACCTAATTACTGTGGTGAGTTTGACAATGCTGGGGCAATGATGAGCGTGGATGAGTCTCTTATGTGCTCTTTCCAGATATTGAAACCTGCTGAAAAGAAGTCAAAGTTTGGCTTTGGGAGTAGAGCTTCAGCTAAGCCGGGTACTCCAATGAAAGTCAAG tCGTTTCATGGTGCAGTGGCGTAA
- the LOC117637889 gene encoding probable inorganic phosphate transporter 1-3, whose translation MAKEQLGVLNALDVAKTQLYHFTAIVIAGMGFFTDAYDLFCISLVTKLLGRIYYTDLNQPKPGTLPPNVAAAVNGVALCGTLAGQLFFGWLGDKLGRKKVYGITLVLMVLCSVASGLSFSDHPKGVITTLCFFRFWLGFGIGGDYPLSATIMSEYANKKTRGAFIAAVFAMQGFGILGGGIVALIVSAAFDHSFKAPAYSVDRAASLAPQADFVWRIILMVGALPAALTYYWRMKMPETARYTALVAKNAKQAASDMSKVLQVDLEAEEEKLEKMTREKSNTFGLFTKQFARRHGLHLLGTTSTWFLLDIAFYSQNLFQKDIFSAIGWIPKAESMNAIHEVYRIARAQTLIAMCSTVPGYWFTVFFIDYLGRFAIQLMGFFFMTVFMFALAIPYHHWTLRPNRIAFVVIYSFTFFFANFGPNATTFVVPAEIFPARLRSTCHGISAAAGKAGAIVGAFGFLYAAQSKDPTKTDAGYPPGIGVKNSLIMLGVINFFGMVFTLLVPESKGKSLEELTGENEDEEGAEQQANSTRTVPV comes from the coding sequence ATGGCTAAAGAGCAATTGGGAGTGCTTAATGCACTCGATGTGGCCAAGACTCAGTTGTACCATTTCACTGCAATTGTGATTGCAGGAATGGGGTTTTTTACCGATGCTTATGACCTGTTCTGCATTTCCTTGGTCACGAAGTTACTCGGCCGCATATACTACACGGACCTAAACCAGCCAAAGCCGGGCACATTGCCTCCCAATGTGGCTGCTGCTGTTAATGGTGTGGCTCTATGTGGCACCTTAGCAGGCCAGCTCTTTTTTGGTTGGCTTGGTGACAAATTGGGTCGTAAAAAGGTCTATGGGATCACCCTTGTTCTCATGGTCCTATGCTCCGTTGCATCAGgactttcattttctgatcaCCCAAAGGGTGTGATCACCACTCTTTGCTTCTTCCGGTTTTGGCTTGGATTTGGCATTGGTGGTGATTATCCCCTTTCAGCTACAATCATGTCTGAGTATGCCAACAAAAAGACTCGCGGGGCGTTTATAGCCGCGGTGTTTGCGATGCAAGGATTCGGGATTTTGGGTGGTGGGATTGTGGCTTTGATTGTGTCAGCCGCGTTCGATCACAGTTTCAAGGCTCCTGCATACTCTGTGGACAGAGCTGCTTCTCTTGCGCCTCAAGCTGACTTTGTTTGGCGTATCATTTTGATGGTTGGAGCTCTCCCTGCTGCTCTAACTTACTACTGGCGTATGAAAATGCCCGAGACAGCTCGGTACACAGCCCTTGTGGCCAAAAACGCCAAGCAAGCTGCATCAGACATGTCTAAGGTGTTGCAAGTTGACCTTGAAGCTGAAGAGGAAAAACTAGAGAAAATGACTCGAGAGAAATCCAATACCTTTGGTTTGTTCACCAAGCAATTTGCTCGTCGCCATGGTCTTCACTTGCTTGGCACCACTTCCACTTGGTTCTTGCTAGACATTGCCTTCTACAGCCAAAACCTTTTCCAAAAGGACATCTTCAGCGCCATTGGGTGGATCCCGAAAGCAGAGAGCATGAATGCAATTCATGAGGTTTATAGAATTGCAAGAGCACAAACACTCATAGCAATGTGCAGCACTGTCCCTGGATACTGGTTCACTGTCTTCTTCATTGATTACTTGGGCAGGTTTGCAATCCAGTTGATGGGTTTCTTCTTCATGACAGTGTTCATGTTTGCATTAGCAATTCCTTACCACCACTGGACCTTGAGGCCCAACAGAATTGCATTTGTTGTCATCTACTCATTCACCTTCTTTTTCGCTAATTTTGGACCCAATGCCACCACATTTGTTGTGCCAGCTGAGATTTTCCCAGCAAGGTTGCGGTCTACGTGTCACGGTATATCAGCTGCAGCTGGGAAGGCTGGGGCTATTGTTGGAGCATTTGGGTTTTTGTATGCAGCACAGAGCAAGGACCCTACAAAGACTGATGCAGGGTACCCACCTGGTATTGGTGTGAAGAATTCTCTAATTATGCTTGGTGTGATCAACTTTTTCGGCATGGTGTTTACTCTGTTGGTGCCAGAATCCAAGGGAAAATCACTTGAAGAGCTGACTGGTGAGAATGAAGACGAAGAGGGGGCAGAGCAGCAGGCCAATTCTACTAGAACTGTTCCAGTTTGA